The Spirosoma radiotolerans genome has a window encoding:
- a CDS encoding glycoside hydrolase family 130 protein, with translation MRQYQLQRLIDQPIIQTSDVNPTIEGFKVLGAFNPAACIFGDEVLLLLRVAEAPKAEQGTILIPLIEEQDGVPTLTIKRFPEPTEPYDPRVVAIQGKVYLTSLSHLRLARSRDGIHFTIDDKPFLFPARMDESYGIEDARITFLEDKYWITYTAVSEHGPGVGLAVTTDFKTVERIGMILPPPNKDVALFPQKINGKYMLLHRPMVSEIGKPSIWLAESADGLHWGNHRFLFGGRGASDFNFAWEGGKIGAGPEPILTDEGWLVCYHGADQTHAYALALALLDKNDPSIVLDRSVAPLLTPELSWEREGFFPNVVFSNGWIQWPEDSVKAGKIWVYYGAADSGVGLAELSKE, from the coding sequence ATGAGACAATACCAACTCCAGCGACTAATTGACCAGCCAATTATACAAACAAGCGACGTAAATCCAACAATCGAGGGTTTTAAGGTATTGGGTGCTTTTAATCCAGCGGCCTGTATTTTCGGGGATGAAGTGCTCCTGTTGCTGCGGGTGGCCGAGGCCCCAAAAGCCGAGCAAGGGACCATCCTGATTCCCCTGATCGAAGAACAGGATGGCGTTCCAACGCTCACCATCAAGCGTTTTCCAGAACCAACCGAACCCTATGACCCACGCGTTGTAGCCATTCAGGGAAAGGTTTACCTTACCTCATTAAGTCACTTGCGGCTAGCCCGCAGCCGCGATGGTATTCACTTTACAATTGACGATAAGCCGTTTCTGTTTCCGGCCCGCATGGATGAATCCTACGGGATTGAAGATGCCCGGATTACATTTCTGGAAGACAAATACTGGATTACCTATACGGCCGTATCAGAACACGGACCAGGCGTAGGTTTAGCCGTTACCACCGACTTCAAAACCGTTGAGCGCATAGGAATGATTTTACCACCACCCAATAAAGACGTGGCCCTGTTTCCGCAAAAAATCAACGGAAAGTATATGTTGCTGCACCGGCCGATGGTGTCAGAAATTGGTAAACCATCCATTTGGCTGGCGGAGTCAGCAGATGGTCTCCATTGGGGAAACCACCGCTTTCTGTTCGGTGGACGGGGCGCATCTGATTTCAACTTCGCCTGGGAAGGTGGTAAGATTGGCGCTGGTCCCGAACCAATCTTAACCGACGAGGGCTGGCTGGTTTGCTACCACGGCGCCGATCAGACTCACGCTTATGCCCTGGCGTTGGCCTTGCTCGACAAAAACGATCCATCAATCGTACTGGATCGATCAGTAGCTCCGCTCCTTACACCCGAGCTTTCCTGGGAACGCGAAGGATTCTTTCCCAATGTCGTCTTTTCCAACGGCTGGATACAGTGGCCGGAAGACAGCGTTAAAGCCGGAAAAATCTGGGTATACTACGGTGCAGCCGATTCGGGTGTCGGGCTGGCCGAATTGAGTAAGGAGTAA